A single genomic interval of Candidatus Schekmanbacteria bacterium RIFCSPLOWO2_02_FULL_38_14 harbors:
- a CDS encoding ferredoxin translates to MIETIKSKLNGEPVSLNVDGNRMLLWVLRTDLSITGTKYGCGQGHCGSCTVLVNNKPVKSCTTPVNDVRGKEVITIEGLSKDGNLHPLQKSFIEHNAFQCGYCTSGMILTAYSLLLKNLNPSDREIIEAMDGNLCRCGSHTRIIKAIKSAAKEMKGGKKR, encoded by the coding sequence ATGATAGAAACCATTAAGTCCAAATTAAACGGAGAACCTGTAAGCCTCAATGTTGACGGAAACAGAATGCTTCTATGGGTGCTGAGGACTGACCTTAGCATTACAGGGACAAAATACGGGTGTGGTCAGGGACACTGTGGTTCCTGCACAGTGCTTGTAAATAACAAACCTGTAAAATCATGCACCACCCCGGTAAATGATGTAAGAGGAAAGGAAGTAATCACAATTGAAGGGCTTTCAAAAGATGGGAACCTCCACCCCCTCCAGAAATCATTTATTGAACACAATGCCTTTCAGTGCGGATACTGCACCTCTGGAATGATTCTCACAGCCTACAGCCTTCTGTTGAAAAATCTTAATCCATCTGACAGGGAAATCATAGAGGCAATGGACGGAAATTTATGCCGCTGCGGTTCACATACAAGAATCATCAAAGCCATCAAATCTGCTGCCAAAGAGATGAAGGGAGGAAAAAAGAGATGA